In Patescibacteria group bacterium, the sequence ATGATAAGGGTTCAGACGCGAGAGACGTGCCTGGCCTGTTATGAAGTCAACAGAAATGTATTTCAGGGTATTCGAAATGACTCCCATCGTCGATTCGTTGCGCGACATGTCTCTGTTGATTTCGTGTTGGCGCTGCGCGAGGCCGGACTGTCGACGCACTTGCTGGTCAATGTGCTCGAACAGATGGAGTCTGATCTGTACCCCACGCTGAACTATAACAGCAATTCATTGTCTCCGACGCAGCTTTGGTCGATTGTCGCCTTGGCCAATCATGCATAACATCAATTGCACCTATTTTCTAGAAATCAAATACTTGATGCGGCGCGCAAACTATATGTGCTGTACCAATGATCGGCCATTTCTTTCTGGTAACATACTACACATGACATCCCCCCCAATTTGAATATGCGGTTTTGGAGCCAATATCAACAATGTCGAGTGAACCCAATCAACAAAACGAAGAAGTTGCCCAATCATTGCTGGACATCTACTGCGCTAACAATAATCCGGCGGTGAGAGTTGATTGTTTGAGGCCCGTACCGGACAGTGAATGGAATGAGAATAACGCCAGAGATGCTATGATTATCAATGTTGAAGTATTTCAATTCGTACCAGATCGATTAAAAACACAAGAAATGTGTCAATTGGCAGTTAATGCCAGTGGATATCTAATAAATTATGTACCAGAGCAATACTTCACTAATGATATGTGTATAAAAATTATTAAATACGGTCGTATACCAGAATACATGAGATTCCCGCGGCATTTGAGAACAGGAGCGATATGGCTCGAATCTCGAACGGCAAACGTGGAAGCATTAGCATGTCTACCACTTTCTGAGTTTACTGACGATTTCTGCATTCAAGTAGCGAAACAGTATTATCATGCAGGTCATGCTCTAAAATATTTACAGCGACAACCTATTGAAGCATGTGCGATAATTCTTGGTAGACATCCCGACATGTTGATGTTTCTCCGAGACAAAACACCGGAATTGTGTCTGATATCTATAACGATATTGCCGAGAGCTTTACAATATCTTTCAAAGGAACAACAGACAGATAAATTATGTAAAGTTGCGATTAACAAAGACCCCTACAGTTTGCGATATGTGATTGATCAATCACTGGAATTATGTGAATTAGCATTCTATAAACTAAAGCTTTCTCCGCCATATGGTGGATATCCGACATTTCTTAATTTCGTAAAACGTATGGTGGATTTCATCGATTTAATGTCATCGATAACGTTGCAAACACGAGAAATATGTTTGGTAGGTTATCAAACATTCAGAGTCGTGTTTCAGGGTATTCGAAATGACTCCCATCGTCGATTCGTTGCGCGACATGTCTCTGTTGATCTCGTGTTGGCGCTGCGCGAGGCTGAACTGTCGACGCACTTGCTTGTCAATGTGCTCGAACAGATGGAGTCTGATTTGTACCCCTCGCTAAATTTCAGCGGCTGTCCATTGTCTTCGACGCAGCTTTGGTCGATTGTCGCCTTGGCCAATCATGCGAGTGACTAAAATAAATCGCTCGTATGGCTCACTTTTTCTTGTCGGCCTTCTTTAACTTTGTCGATTTTTCGGCTTCTTTGTCGATCAATTCCTGAAGTTCTTTAGAACGATTCCAACTGTGGTGCAACATTGCGTTGTCGACCCTAGACTCCTGATTCGACGCGTAAGTGTACCGCCAGTAGTCCGATGTGTACTGGGGTGTTGGATACACCAACAACTGCATCTGATATTTCGGATAGATTGCCTCATACTCTGCCATATTCCATGGCGCCCAGCTTCTCACGGACATAAGAGCCGCGCAGAAATCATGTGAGAAATGCTCGACGGCTAAATGAAAGTTTTTGGCTTCTCGTTGCTTGAGAATTAGCGGATTTGACATGCGTGCCACCATCGCGCCATATTTTGATATGACAACGTAGCCGGCAAATCTCGAGAGGGCTTCGAGATGAATTGCACCGCTAATGTCGGGAGGCGAGGGATATGGATGACCGCCATTTGGGTGCGTATGAAACACGTAAAGGGCGGGTTTATCATAGTATTTTGTCACGAGATGAATGGGAACTTCGGCACCGTAGATACCCTTATGGCTCTCGTCGGCAAATTCGCCCATGATAGTTGGAGATGCATCCATTGCTACAATTTCCAATGTTTTTCCATCTTTGCCTAAATCAATGTGGCCAATATATTCTCGGTTTTCATCCAGATGAGGGGTAAGCTTTGCGAGCACTCCGGACCAGTCTTGGTTGGGGTTGTCTCTCGTGGCCGCCCATTCCAAGGTATATTCGTTCCACGCGCCGGCATCTTCTCCAAAGCTGTCCCAGGTGTCGTGGTCTCGCCATGGCTTTTTCGCTTTTGGGGGCGAGGGGGCGCCGCCTGTCGTCATGGGCGGCGGTGCGGCTATCTCGCCAGCTTCGTCCAGGTATTGCAACATTGCGGCGTCCAGCGGTGTTAGCTTGTGGGGCTGGTGCGGGACCACCTGACGATCGTTCCCGCCCAGTTTAGGCGGCGTCTTCTCTGGGTCGATCTCTCTGGAGAGCTCCTCGATTGCGATCTCCACGGGCTGGGCCGGCGACAGGGCGAACGGCTGCGTTTCACGCCCCTCGTCCGCTGCCGTGGTTTTCCGCGCATGCATGGCGGCGAGACCCCCCAGTATCAGGGGGGCCTTGCTTCGGCTTTGGGCGATAATCAACGCCAGCAACACCAGCACGACCATCAGTACGAGCACCGTTATCGTTTTGGTGTTCATGGCCTACTATAATGAGCCGCCAGACAAAAACACCCGAGCGACGTCAAGAGCCCGGTGGCACCGCGTCAAGAGCCCGGAGGCTCCCACAGCTTGACGACGGGCATGTGCGTCGGCGCGTTCGAGGCCGTGATAGCCGCCTTCGATATGAATCCTGAGCCACTCGCGCGGCGCTGTTTCATGCGCAGACCGGCGTAGTGCGCCAGCTTTCGCGCGTGGTTGATCGCCCCCACGACGACGATGACGAGGATTGTTATCGCGACGGCGTAGGCGATGGTCGCCTTGAGAGCCGAGTTTTTGTCCGTGGCGGGAAAGTAATGCAGGATCATTTTGCTGACCGCGTCGTTCCAGGCCAGGGCGACGGTGAAGCCCAGGGCGCTGGTGGCCAGCGTCATGTAGCTGATCGTCATCGTGTCGTTCTATAACGCGCGGACGTAAAATATGGCGAGCATTGACTCGCGATCGTAAAAATACTGGGTGGGCAGTCCTTGCTGACGAGGCACTAAATTTGCATGATTTTGTCCTTGTCGGTTTGGGGCTCGGGGCAGTACGCGGCGAGGAGTGTCTCGCGGCAGTTGGCGATCCCCATGTGCTCGGCGAACGGGGGCGCGGCGTTGACCACCGCGTAACTCACGGCGTACATGCTGATCTTTCCGGGGCCCAATGTAATCGGGGCCATTTTGATGAATTTCAACTGAACGACGAATTGCTGATCGAGAGAGCCGATTTGGCACCATTTTTCATCCGGGAGAGTTGAATAGGACGGAATAGCAGTCTCAATCAAAATCTTTTCACTGGGTGTGAGATCTTTCGCTGAACGACCGACAGCGTTCGTAATTTCCGGCAACTGCTTGCTGACGTCCAGCGTCGGGGTTTCGATCGCGTCGAATGGATGCGTGCCCGGTGCGTAGCTGGCGTTGCCCATCTCGCATGTAATAACCAGTGTGCCCCGAGTCGGGGCGCGACGCGGCATTTCGTAACCACGCCGAAACGACAGCCGGCCCCCTTCGACGGTTTTCGGAGTCGCACCTGCAACTGGGATGGCCAAGATGATGGGCATCTCGTTGTCTTGCGCGACGAGGGTGATTCCGAATGCGCAGGCTTCGTAGTCCGGTTCCCATTTGACCACAGAATGATGATTCGATGACATTGACTATGTTATGTTATCAGTTCTCGCCTAACCCGCTTCAATTATTGCAGACGACTTAGCGAGTGACCGTCTTAGTGTGTGGGGACGATAAATCGCATTATTCCCACGCCCGTCAGCCTCATCGGCGCCGCGGGGGCGTCGCGGGGCACCGTGTTCGTTGTGACCGTCGCCGCGCCGCCGGCCAGCGAGGGGCCGCCTAGCGAGGGGCCGCCCAGCGAGGGGCCGCCTAGCGAGGGGCCGCCTAGCGAGGGGCCGCCCAGCGTGGGGCCGCCTAGCGTGGGGACGAAGGGGAGGCCTTTCGCCAGCGCCGCGACGAGGCCCGCCCCGATCGACGCCGGGGTTGGCGATGACGCTGCGACCTCGAACCCGACAAGGATGGCCGACGTCCCCGCGACCCGCTCGGTGGGCAGCGCCCCCGCGAAGCCGAAGGTGAGGTACGGCCCGTCCTCGTCGACGGACGCCGGCACGTAGGTGATCTCCGTGAGCGTCGTCGCCTCGTAGTACCGCGGGCGCGTGATAGCGTACCAGGCGACCAGGACAATGATCAGGGCCACAATGATTATCGCGACCAGCTGCCCCTTTTCGGATCGTTTCATTGACGTGCGAGTTATTATAGAACCCGGCGAAATACAAACCACCATACATCAAGGTCTTCCAAAAATGCAGTATGAATAGAACCACACGTCAGATATGTTGCTGGGGAATCAAAGAGGTAAAATAAATGGTTTGCTGTGCCTGCTGAGAGTTCATTTCTTCATCGGACGAATGATGCGCAAGTGGTCTCCTTTGTCGAACGCGTAGACGCCTGTGCCGACGTAGGCACCCGGCTCGGTCGCGATGCCGATGGTGTGGCCGCCGATCGCCGGCGGGATAACGCCGACCACGAGCGAGCTCAACTCGCCGAGAGACTTGGTGTAGACTTTGATGCGCGCGCCAGCCCATGCTGATTCGGAGAATTCTTTGATCTTTGTCGATCCGGCCACTGCGGCGGCCAGTCGAACGGAGCCGTCGGTCTGCACCGAGAGGCCGAGGACGTCGAGCTTGACGACGTAGTACTTGCAGTAGGCCCATGAGGCGACGAGGACGATGATCAGCAAGATCAGGGCCCCGTAGATCAGACGGCGGTGCTCGGTTGTCATTGCGCGCTTAGGCAGTCCTTGCTATACTCGCCCACCACAAAAATGTTAATTAGCAGCGTCCGCGAACCATTTGTATGGCGCCTGTCGACTAGTTTGCCAATGCCGAACTGGGTTTAAAACGGTCCGTGCGTCAAAATTCGGTGGGCTCCAGAACTCGATAATGGTTGTTTTCGTTGTGCAGCATGAGCGGGTCGGAGCCCAAGGTGTCGACTGCGGCGTGCAGGACCGCCTTACCCGCCGCGACGTTAAGCACTATAACACTGCGTTTTTTGATACTAACATACGCACAAATGGTTTCAGTGTCGGCCATTTGTCCAAGAATCGCGAAATCTGCATTGATATCCAGATCGTGCGCGTATCTCGTAGCCAGCGGTGCGATTTCGTCTTTGAGCCGCAGCGCGGCAGCAGGCGACTCCGTAGCACAGAGATAGAAACACATGTTGTAATCAATGCCATCAATGGCGGCACCCTTGTCGACTGCAAGGTACGAACAGCCCCTAATCTGAATTGCTCCCATGTCGTTGTAGCCCCAGGGGATCTCCGTTATCTCGATCCCGCCGAGAAAGGCCATATCGAGGTTAGAGCCTAGCAAAGGTTTTGGCAATGGGGTTTGAAGACTTGTCATGGGTTTGATACCATAAGCGCGTTCACAATCTGGGCTGGCCGCCAAGTTGGCCAACATTTTCAAGTATGATTCGGACATGGTTCGATTGGTTGAGTCAGCCGACTTCAGTTTTAGATGGGATAAAATAGAGTAATTGGCGTTATTTTGATCGGTCAGTG encodes:
- a CDS encoding DUF5654 family protein; translation: MTISYMTLATSALGFTVALAWNDAVSKMILHYFPATDKNSALKATIAYAVAITILVIVVVGAINHARKLAHYAGLRMKQRRASGSGFISKAAITASNAPTHMPVVKLWEPPGS